The following proteins are co-located in the Agromyces laixinhei genome:
- the era gene encoding GTPase Era, whose protein sequence is MEGTAVAEYRAGFVSFVGRPNVGKSTLTNALVGEKVAITSSKPQTTRRAIRGIVHREHGQVILVDTPGLHRPRTLLGERLNSLVQSTLGDVDVIAFCVPANEPIGPGDKYINEQLEQYPRARKVAIVTKTDAVSKTKVAEQLLAVSTLREWSAIIPVSAPRGEQLDVLVDELLALLPESDQPLYPAETLTDEDTSERIAEFIREAALEGVSDELPHSIAVTVDDMVEREDKNLLEIYANLYVERDSQKGIIIGKGGSRLREVGTTARAQIEGLLGRKVHLALHVKVAKEWQRDPKQLGRLGF, encoded by the coding sequence ATGGAAGGAACAGCCGTGGCTGAATACCGTGCCGGATTCGTCTCGTTCGTGGGGCGGCCGAACGTCGGCAAGTCGACGCTCACCAACGCGCTCGTCGGCGAGAAGGTCGCGATCACGAGTTCCAAGCCGCAGACGACGCGCCGCGCCATCCGCGGAATCGTCCATCGCGAGCACGGTCAGGTCATCCTCGTCGACACGCCGGGGCTGCACCGCCCCCGCACGCTGCTCGGCGAGCGCCTCAATTCGCTCGTGCAGTCGACGCTCGGCGACGTCGACGTCATCGCGTTCTGCGTACCGGCGAACGAACCGATCGGGCCGGGCGACAAGTACATCAACGAGCAGCTCGAGCAGTACCCGCGGGCCAGGAAGGTCGCGATCGTCACGAAGACGGATGCCGTGTCGAAGACCAAGGTCGCGGAGCAACTGCTCGCCGTCTCCACGCTTCGCGAGTGGTCGGCCATCATTCCCGTCTCCGCCCCGCGCGGTGAGCAGCTCGACGTGCTGGTCGACGAACTGCTCGCACTCCTGCCCGAGTCCGACCAGCCGCTGTATCCGGCCGAGACGCTGACCGATGAAGACACGAGTGAGCGCATCGCCGAGTTCATCCGCGAGGCCGCGCTCGAGGGCGTCTCCGACGAACTGCCGCACTCGATCGCGGTCACGGTCGACGACATGGTCGAACGCGAAGACAAGAACCTGCTCGAGATCTACGCGAATCTGTACGTCGAACGCGACAGTCAGAAGGGCATCATCATCGGCAAGGGCGGTTCGCGGCTTCGCGAGGTCGGCACCACCGCGCGCGCGCAGATCGAGGGGCTGCTCGGCCGCAAGGTGCATCTCGCACTGCACGTGAAGGTCGCCAAGGAGTGGCAACGCGACCCGAAGCAGCTCGGCCGCCTCGGGTTCTGA